One part of the Salmo salar chromosome ssa10, Ssal_v3.1, whole genome shotgun sequence genome encodes these proteins:
- the ciao2a gene encoding cytosolic iron-sulfur assembly component 2A, whose translation MEEKALEVYDVIRTIRDPEKPNTLEELDVVSEECVEVQELGEDEYLIIIKFSPTVPHCSLATLIGLCLQVKLQRCLPFKHKLDIFISEGTHSTEEDINKQINDKERVAAAMENPNLRDIVEQCVTEPDD comes from the exons ATGGAAGAGAAAGCATTAGAAGTATACG ATGTCATTCGCACTATTCGAGACCCAGAGAAACCTAACACGTTGGAGGAATTGGATGTCGTGTCAGAAGAATGTGTTGAAGTCCAAGAGCTTGGAGAGGACGAGTATCTCATAATTATCAAGTTCTCCCCAACTGTCCCACACTGCTCTCTGGCAACACTAATCG GCCTGTGCTTACAAGTTAAACTGCAAAGATGCTTGCCGTTTAAACACAAG TTGGACATTTTCATTTCTGAGGGAACCCATTCTACCGAGGAAGATA ttaacaaacagatcaacgacaaggagagagtagcagctgctaTGGAGAACCCTAACCTGCGGGACATCGTGGAGCAGTGTGTTACTGAACCTGATGACTGA